A part of Aegilops tauschii subsp. strangulata cultivar AL8/78 chromosome 2, Aet v6.0, whole genome shotgun sequence genomic DNA contains:
- the LOC109759807 gene encoding CSC1-like protein ERD4 — MDISSFVTSLLTSFLIFAVLVLVFTWLSRRPGNAPVYYPSVLLRGLDPWEGRGRGTRSPVGWIRQAFAASEADVVAASGVDAAVYLVFLSSVLAILAFSAIVLLPVLLPVAGTDHALEDSTGRVPRNVTDFERLALGNVQDRSARLWAFIFAVYWVSFVTYFILWRSYKHVSNLRAAARSTSDVKPEEFAMLVRDVPVPPPNQTIKDSVDSYFRALHPDTFYKAMVVTDITKADQIFQEIEGHRHKIAHAEAVYAESKTSNRPEGTRPTHRTGFLGLIGKKVDTLEYCNEKIKELLPKLEDEQKSTLSEKQQRAAFVFFNSRAAAASASQTLHAQMFDEWTVTEAPEPRAVIWTNLPRKIYDRQTRQTVVYLIVFVTVVFYMIPITAISAVTTLDKLREKLPFLKVVVDQPLLKTVLQAYLPQIALIVFLALLPTLLVFLSKSEGIPSQSHVVRASSGKYFYFIVFNVFIGYAIGSSLFSALQKVIENPTGIVTTLGSRLPGNATFFLTFVALKFFVGYGLELSRLVPLIIFHLKRKYLCKTEDEVRAAWAPGDLGYNTRVPNDLLIVTLVMCYSVIAPLILPFGVAYFALGWLIAKNQVLRVYVPSYESNGRMWPHMHTRIIAALMIYQATMLGIIGLKKFYYSAILTPLLAISLIFAYTCHTRFYPAFAKTPLEVASQQLKETPNMSTIYTAYIPPCLKPEKLEDVEVFEDAQSRTTSRAPSF; from the exons ATGGACATCTCGTCGTTCGTCACGTCGCTTCTGACGTCCTTCCTCATCTTCGCCGTGCTGGTCCTGGTGTTCACGTGGCTCTCGCGCCGCCCGGGGAACGCGCCGGTGTACTACCCGAGCGTGCTGCTGCGGGGGCTCGACCCGTGGGAGGGGCGCGGGCGGGGCACGCGCAGCCCCGTCGGCTGGATCCGCCAAGCGTTCGCGGCGTCCGAGGCCGACGTCGTTGCCGCCAGCGGAGTCGACGCCGCCGTCTACCTCGTCTTCCTCTCATCCG TGTTGGCAATCCTTGCGTTTTCCGCGATTGTGTTGCTTCCAGTTCTGTTACCAGTTGCTGGAACTGATCATGCCCTGGAGGATTCTACTGGCAGAGTGCCGCGGAACGTCACAGATTTTGAAAGATTAGCATTGGGCAATGTTCAA GACCGAAGTGCGAGGCTGTGGGCATTTATATTTGCAGTCTATTGGGTCTCCTTTGTCACCTATTTCATACTATGGAGATCCTACAAGCATGTTTCAAATCTGAGAGCAGCGGCAAGATCAACATCAGACGTTAAACCAGAGGAGTTTGCAATGTTGGTGAGAGATGTTCCTGTTCCACCTCCTAATCAAACTATAAAGGACTCGGTGGACTCGTATTTCCGAGCACTTCATCCTGACACATTCTACAAAGCAATGGTTGTGACAGACATCACGAAG GCTGATCAAATTTTCCAAGAGATTGAAGGTCACAGACACAAAATTGCTCATGCTGAAGCTGTCTATGCAGAATCGAAAACATCAAACAGACCTGAGGGCACGAGGCCTACTCATAGGACAGGATTCCTTGGCCTTATCGGTAAAAAGGTCGACACGCTTGAGTACTGTAATGAGAAGATTAAGGAATTGCTGCCCAAACTGGAGGATGAACAGAAGAGCACCCTTAGTGAGAAACAGCAACGGGCGGCCTTTGTCTTCTTCAACAGCAGAGCTGCCGCTGCCTCTGCATCTCAGACTCTCCATGCTCAGATGTTTGATGAATGGACAGTTACAGAAGCTCCTGAACCACGTGCGGTAATATGGACCAATCTTCCAAGGAAAATATATGATAGGCAAACCAGACAGACTGTGGTCTACCTCATTGTCTTTGTCACCGTGGTTTTTTATATGATTCCCATTACTGCTATCTCTGCTGTTACAACGCTGGATAAACTGAGGGAGAAGCTGCCCTTTCTGAAGGTGGTTGTGGACCAACCTTTACTTAAGACAGTCTTACAAGCTTACCTGCCACAGATTGCCCTCATTGTTTTCCTTGCTTTGCTGCCAACACTTCTTGTGTTCCTGTCAAAGTCAGAAGGAATTCCTTCACAGAGCCACGTAGTAAGGGCATCATCAGGAAAATATTTCTACTTTATTGTCTTCAATGTATTCATTGGCTATGCAATTGGTTCCTCATTGTTCAGCGCTTTGCAAAAAGTCATTGAGAACCCTACTGGGATTGTTACGACGCTTGGCAGCAGGCTTCCTGGAAATGCAACTTTCTTCCTCACATTTGTTGCACTGAA attctttgTTGGTTATGGGCTTGAGCTCTCTCGTTTGGTCCCTCTCATCATTTTCCACCTGAAAAGAAAGTACCTATGCAAGACAGAGGATGAGGTGAGAGCGGCATGGGCTCCAGGAGACCTGGGGTATAACACGCGGGTTCCGAATGACTTGCTTATCGTGACACTTGTGATGTGCTACTCCGTCATCGCGCCTTTGATTTTGCCATTTGGTGTTGCTTACTTTGCTCTGGGTTGGCTTATAGCAAAAAACCAG GTTCTGAGAGTTTATGTTCCTAGTTATGAGAGCAACGGACGAATGTGGCCACACATGCACACAAGGATCATTGCAGCTCTCATGATTTACCAGGCAACCATGCTTGGTATCATCGGCTTGAAGAAGTTCTACTATTCTGCTATCCTCACCCCACTCCTCGCAATAAGCTTAATCTTTGCCTACACTTGCCATACACGCTTTTATCCTGCATTCGCCAAAACCCCTCTTGAGGTGGCAAGTCAGCAGCTGAAAGAGACGCCGAACATGAGCACCATTTACACCGCCTACATCCCTCCTTGCCTCAAGCCCGAGAAGCTCGAAGATGTGGAAGTCTTCGAAGACGCTCAGTCACGCACCACCTCCAGAGCTCCGTCCTTTTAA
- the LOC109759806 gene encoding pentatricopeptide repeat-containing protein At4g21065 translates to MHEAIAQAPSTHPALRHCVALLRLHLTSPSVAAAKQIHARALRVAGVPLSHPLLAKHILFQLASLRAGAPPLLYAVTVLSRLLPDPDPFSLNTVLRIAASSARPRLALALHRRRLAPPDTHTYPPLLQACTRLLALREGESLHAEAAKNGLVALVFVKNSLVHHYGACGLFESAHRVFDEIPVLERNLVSWNSVMNGFAANGRPNEVLTIFRETLEVDLMPDGFTMVSVLNACAEIGALALGRRVHVFASKVGLVGNRHVGNALIDLYAKCGGVEDARKVFEEMGVGRTVVSWTSLIVGLAGNGFGKDALELFGLMEGMKLIPTDITMVGVLYACSHCGWVDDGFRYFNEMKDKYGIAPKIEHLGCMVDLLGRAGRVEEAHDYINTMPLEPNAVVWRTLLGACAMHKKLELGEAAWARLVELDPGHSGDYVLLSNLYAAVGRWADVQILRKTMVTHGVRKNPGHSLVEIRNSVFEFVMGDRSHPESDQIYLMLAEIAERLRRQGYVPRTSNVLADIEEEEKEAALNYHSERLAIAFALLKCLPGTPIRIVKNLRVCGDCHLVIKLISKVYDREIIVRDRSRFHHFKGGECSCKDYW, encoded by the coding sequence ATGCACGAGGCAATCGCTCAAGCACCTTCCACGCACCCGGCGCTGCGACACTGCGTCgcgctcctccgcctccaccTGACGTCTCCCTCCGTCGCTGCCGCCAAGCAGATCCACGCGCGCGCGCTCCGTGTGGCTGGCGTGCCCCTCTCCCACCCTCTCCTCGCCAAGCACATCCTCTTCCAACTCGCTTCCCTCCGGGCCGGCGCTCCCCCGCTCCTCTACGCCGTCACCGTCCTCTCCCGCCTCCTCCCCGACCCGGACCCTTTCTCCCTCAACACCGTCCTCCGCATCGCCGCGTCCTCGGCGCGCCCGCGCCTCGCGCTcgcgctccaccgccgccgcctcgcgccgcccGACACGCACACCTACCCGCCGCTCCTCCAGGCCTGCACACGCCTCCTCGCCCTTCGCGAAGGCGAGAGCCTCCACGCTGAGGCCGCTAAGAATGGCCTTGTGGCGCTCGTCTTCGTCAAGAACTCGCTCGTCCATCACTATGGCGCGTGCGGCCTCTTTGAGAGCGCCCACAGGGTGTTCGACGAAATACCGGTGCTGGAGCGGAACCTCGTCTCCTGGAACTCCGTCATGAACGGGTTCGCGGCCAATGGGAGGCCCAACGAGGTACTGACAATCTTCCGGGAGACGTTGGAGGTGGACCTCATGCCGGATGGATTCACCATGGTGAGTGTTTTAAATGCGTGTGCGGAGATCGGGGCGCTCGCTCTCGGGAGGAGGGTGCATGTGTTTGCGTCCAAGGTTGGGTTAGTAGGGAACAGACATGTTGGGAACGCGCTGATTGATCTGTATGCCAAGTGCGGCGGAGTTGAGGACGCAAGGAAGGTGTTTGAGGAGATGGGGGTGGGAAGGACCGTGGTCTCATGGACATCACTGATCGTGGGTTTGGCAGGGAATGGGTTTGGGAAGGATGCACTTGAGCTGTTCGGtctgatggaggggatgaagctTATCCCTACTGATATCACTATGGTAGGAGTGTTGTATGCTTGTAGCCACTGCGGGTGGGTCGATGATGGGTTTCGATATTTCAATGAGATGAAGGACAAGTACGGCATAGCACCAAAGATTGAACATCTTGGATGTATGGTGGATCTGCTGGGGAGAGCTGGAAGAGTTGAGGAAGCACACGATTATATCAACACGATGCCACTGGAGCCCAACGCTGTTGTGTGGCGGACATTGCTAGGTGCTTGTGCTATGCACAAGAAGCTGGAACTTGGGGAGGCTGCTTGGGCACGGCTGGTTGAGCTTGACCCTGGGCACAGCGGCGACTATGTCCTCCTCTCAAATCTGTATGCTGCTGTTGGGAGGTGGGCAGATGTCCAAATCCTTAGGAAGACAATGGTCACGCATGGAGTGAGGAAAAACCCAGGGCATAGCCTTGTGGAGATCCGCAACTCCGTGTTTGAGTTTGTTATGGGCGATAGATCACATCCTGAGAGTGATCAGATATACCTAATGCTTGCCGAGATAGCCGAGAGATTGAGGCGCCAAGGTTACGTCCCCCGCACAAGCAATGTATTGGCAGATATAGAGGAGGAAGAGAAAGAGGCTGCTTTAAACTACCATAGCGAGAGGctggccattgcctttgccttgCTGAAGTGTCTTCCTGGTACTCCTATCAGGATAGTGAAGAACTTGAGAGTGTGTGGAGACTGCCATTTGGTAATTAAGCTAATATCTAAGGTATATGACCGTGAAATCATTGTTAGGGATCGCAGTAGGTTCCACCATTTCAAAGGGGGAGAATGTTCATGTAAAGATTATTGGTAG